In the Acropora muricata isolate sample 2 chromosome 10, ASM3666990v1, whole genome shotgun sequence genome, one interval contains:
- the LOC136887958 gene encoding vacuolar protein sorting-associated protein 33B-like isoform X2, producing MKPLDHFAGASFLKKHGVSKIFKLEERLDAGCDKRIYLLRPELLLTKFVADHVNNDKKSGKSRSYKIVYVPKKLYVCEMILEQEGVYGDVSLEEFKLEFIPLDEDVLTLELPSFLKDYFLEGDQTPVSFVARALATLQHFYGAIPTIYGLGNCAKMVGELLKNIEDEGGEYKPDDRNQEIGSLVLIDREIDFITPMCSQVTYAGVVDDSFGIKSGVVEFGPEVTGKDQTTKMLLNDQDKVFSEIRDRHFSNVLGYLSQKAKEVQSGYDKRQHLSTVRDVKQFVSGELGGLRQQHKGLAIHIGACEAVLKAKTKEDFERRLRAEHGLLEQVEDKSDIEYVENCIIKRVYVYKTMQIMCLLSLTRGGIEPKLCQTLKHRFLQSFGHEHMLTFSALKQLGLFTELDAQKKNLFKNLSKRLNLIPKDAGKVDLKNPTEMAYVFSGAYTPISCRLVEQVLSDGLPFFEEISKVFGVAAFSSRMTASARSNSSASGALTRSKCVLVMFLGGCTFSEISAIRLLSNKLGYRIIVGTTAIINGTRLLESISTY from the exons ATGAAACCTCTGGATCATTTTGCTGGGGCTTCATTCCTAAAG AAACATGGTGTGAGCAAGATATTTAAATTAGAAGAGCGGCTTGATGCTGGATGTGACAA GAGGATTTACTTGCTGAGACCAGAGTTATTACTAACGAAGTTTGTCGCTG ATCATGTtaacaatgacaagaaaagtGGGAAAAGCAGATCATATAAAATAGTATATGTACCTAAAAAG ttGTATGTCTGTGAGATGATTTTGGAGCAGGAGGGAGTTTATGGAG ATGTGTCACTTGAAGAATTTAAACTGGAGTTTATTCCCTTGGATGAAGATGTCTTAACTTTAGAGTTACCTAGCTTccttaaagattattttttg gAAGGGGACCAGACACCAGTTTCCTTTGTTGCTCGTGCCCTTGCAACTTTGCAGCATTTTTATGGTGCTATACCAACTATTTATGGGCTTGGGAATTGTGCCAAG ATGGTGGGAGAGCTGTTAAAGAACATTGAGGATGAAGGAGGAGAATATAAACCCGATGATCGAAATCAAGAAATTGGTTCACTTGTCCTTATTGACCGAG AGATTGACTTTATCACACCAATGTGCTCTCAAGTCACTTATGCTGGTGTTGTTGACGACTCTTTTGGAATTAAAAGTG GTGTTGTAGAGTTTGGTCCAGAAGTGACAGGGAAAGATCAAACAACCAAGATGCTACTGAATGATCAGGACAAG GTTTTCAGTGAGATCAGGGATCGGCATTTCTCAAACGTGTTGGGTTATTTAAGTCAAAAGGCAAAGGAAGTGCAATCAGGGTATGAT AAACGGCAACACTTGTCAACTGTACGCGATGTGAAACAATTCGTATCAGGTGAACTGGGAGGATTACGACAGCAACACAAAGGCTTAGCTATAC ACATTGGCGCATGCGAGGCAGTACTGAAGGCCAAGACAAAAGAGGACTTTGAAAGACGCCTTCGCGCAGAACACG GTTTGTTGGAACAAGTTGAAGATAAAAGCGATATAGAATACGTGGAGAATTGCATCATAAAACGG GTATATGTATATAAAACAATGCAGATTATGTGTCTTCTCTCACTAACTCGTGGTG GAATCGAACCCAAGCTTTGCCAAACTTTAAAGCACAGGTTTCTTCAG AGTTTTGGCCACGAACACATGCTCACCTTCAGCGCACTCAAACAGCTTGGACTTTTCACTGAACTTGATGCacag AAGAAAAACTTATTCAAGAATTTGAGCAAACGACTAAACCTG ATACCAAAGGATGCTGGTAAAGTTGACTTAAAGAATCCAACCGAAATGGCGTATGTATTCAGCGGTGCTTACACACCCATTTCCTGTAGACTTGTGGAGCAG GTTCTCTCTGATGGACTTCCTTTCTTTGAAGAGATTTCCAAAGTGTTTGGTGTGGCTGCGTTCTCGTCTCGGATGACTGCGTCTGCACGATCAA ATTCCTCAGCAAGCGGTGCTCTTACAAGATCGAAATGCGTGCTGGTCATGTTTCTGGGCGGATGTACATTCTCAGAAATCTCTGCAATCAGGCTTCTGTCCAATAAACTAG GTTACCGTATTATTGTCGGTACTACAGCTATAATCAATGGCACACGACTTTTGGAATCCATTTCAACGTACTAA
- the LOC136887958 gene encoding vacuolar protein sorting-associated protein 33B-like isoform X1 has translation MEAATSKISDLKGITTSHLVKILVSVPEPKDLVIDPQLMKPLDHFAGASFLKKHGVSKIFKLEERLDAGCDKRIYLLRPELLLTKFVADHVNNDKKSGKSRSYKIVYVPKKLYVCEMILEQEGVYGDVSLEEFKLEFIPLDEDVLTLELPSFLKDYFLEGDQTPVSFVARALATLQHFYGAIPTIYGLGNCAKMVGELLKNIEDEGGEYKPDDRNQEIGSLVLIDREIDFITPMCSQVTYAGVVDDSFGIKSGVVEFGPEVTGKDQTTKMLLNDQDKVFSEIRDRHFSNVLGYLSQKAKEVQSGYDKRQHLSTVRDVKQFVSGELGGLRQQHKGLAIHIGACEAVLKAKTKEDFERRLRAEHGLLEQVEDKSDIEYVENCIIKRVYVYKTMQIMCLLSLTRGGIEPKLCQTLKHRFLQSFGHEHMLTFSALKQLGLFTELDAQKKNLFKNLSKRLNLIPKDAGKVDLKNPTEMAYVFSGAYTPISCRLVEQVLSDGLPFFEEISKVFGVAAFSSRMTASARSNSSASGALTRSKCVLVMFLGGCTFSEISAIRLLSNKLGYRIIVGTTAIINGTRLLESISTY, from the exons GTTCCTGAACCAAAAGATCTTGTGATAGATCCTCAGCTTATGAAACCTCTGGATCATTTTGCTGGGGCTTCATTCCTAAAG AAACATGGTGTGAGCAAGATATTTAAATTAGAAGAGCGGCTTGATGCTGGATGTGACAA GAGGATTTACTTGCTGAGACCAGAGTTATTACTAACGAAGTTTGTCGCTG ATCATGTtaacaatgacaagaaaagtGGGAAAAGCAGATCATATAAAATAGTATATGTACCTAAAAAG ttGTATGTCTGTGAGATGATTTTGGAGCAGGAGGGAGTTTATGGAG ATGTGTCACTTGAAGAATTTAAACTGGAGTTTATTCCCTTGGATGAAGATGTCTTAACTTTAGAGTTACCTAGCTTccttaaagattattttttg gAAGGGGACCAGACACCAGTTTCCTTTGTTGCTCGTGCCCTTGCAACTTTGCAGCATTTTTATGGTGCTATACCAACTATTTATGGGCTTGGGAATTGTGCCAAG ATGGTGGGAGAGCTGTTAAAGAACATTGAGGATGAAGGAGGAGAATATAAACCCGATGATCGAAATCAAGAAATTGGTTCACTTGTCCTTATTGACCGAG AGATTGACTTTATCACACCAATGTGCTCTCAAGTCACTTATGCTGGTGTTGTTGACGACTCTTTTGGAATTAAAAGTG GTGTTGTAGAGTTTGGTCCAGAAGTGACAGGGAAAGATCAAACAACCAAGATGCTACTGAATGATCAGGACAAG GTTTTCAGTGAGATCAGGGATCGGCATTTCTCAAACGTGTTGGGTTATTTAAGTCAAAAGGCAAAGGAAGTGCAATCAGGGTATGAT AAACGGCAACACTTGTCAACTGTACGCGATGTGAAACAATTCGTATCAGGTGAACTGGGAGGATTACGACAGCAACACAAAGGCTTAGCTATAC ACATTGGCGCATGCGAGGCAGTACTGAAGGCCAAGACAAAAGAGGACTTTGAAAGACGCCTTCGCGCAGAACACG GTTTGTTGGAACAAGTTGAAGATAAAAGCGATATAGAATACGTGGAGAATTGCATCATAAAACGG GTATATGTATATAAAACAATGCAGATTATGTGTCTTCTCTCACTAACTCGTGGTG GAATCGAACCCAAGCTTTGCCAAACTTTAAAGCACAGGTTTCTTCAG AGTTTTGGCCACGAACACATGCTCACCTTCAGCGCACTCAAACAGCTTGGACTTTTCACTGAACTTGATGCacag AAGAAAAACTTATTCAAGAATTTGAGCAAACGACTAAACCTG ATACCAAAGGATGCTGGTAAAGTTGACTTAAAGAATCCAACCGAAATGGCGTATGTATTCAGCGGTGCTTACACACCCATTTCCTGTAGACTTGTGGAGCAG GTTCTCTCTGATGGACTTCCTTTCTTTGAAGAGATTTCCAAAGTGTTTGGTGTGGCTGCGTTCTCGTCTCGGATGACTGCGTCTGCACGATCAA ATTCCTCAGCAAGCGGTGCTCTTACAAGATCGAAATGCGTGCTGGTCATGTTTCTGGGCGGATGTACATTCTCAGAAATCTCTGCAATCAGGCTTCTGTCCAATAAACTAG GTTACCGTATTATTGTCGGTACTACAGCTATAATCAATGGCACACGACTTTTGGAATCCATTTCAACGTACTAA
- the LOC136887958 gene encoding vacuolar protein sorting-associated protein 33B-like isoform X3 has protein sequence MILEQEGVYGDVSLEEFKLEFIPLDEDVLTLELPSFLKDYFLEGDQTPVSFVARALATLQHFYGAIPTIYGLGNCAKMVGELLKNIEDEGGEYKPDDRNQEIGSLVLIDREIDFITPMCSQVTYAGVVDDSFGIKSGVVEFGPEVTGKDQTTKMLLNDQDKVFSEIRDRHFSNVLGYLSQKAKEVQSGYDKRQHLSTVRDVKQFVSGELGGLRQQHKGLAIHIGACEAVLKAKTKEDFERRLRAEHGLLEQVEDKSDIEYVENCIIKRVYVYKTMQIMCLLSLTRGGIEPKLCQTLKHRFLQSFGHEHMLTFSALKQLGLFTELDAQKKNLFKNLSKRLNLIPKDAGKVDLKNPTEMAYVFSGAYTPISCRLVEQVLSDGLPFFEEISKVFGVAAFSSRMTASARSNSSASGALTRSKCVLVMFLGGCTFSEISAIRLLSNKLGYRIIVGTTAIINGTRLLESISTY, from the exons ATGATTTTGGAGCAGGAGGGAGTTTATGGAG ATGTGTCACTTGAAGAATTTAAACTGGAGTTTATTCCCTTGGATGAAGATGTCTTAACTTTAGAGTTACCTAGCTTccttaaagattattttttg gAAGGGGACCAGACACCAGTTTCCTTTGTTGCTCGTGCCCTTGCAACTTTGCAGCATTTTTATGGTGCTATACCAACTATTTATGGGCTTGGGAATTGTGCCAAG ATGGTGGGAGAGCTGTTAAAGAACATTGAGGATGAAGGAGGAGAATATAAACCCGATGATCGAAATCAAGAAATTGGTTCACTTGTCCTTATTGACCGAG AGATTGACTTTATCACACCAATGTGCTCTCAAGTCACTTATGCTGGTGTTGTTGACGACTCTTTTGGAATTAAAAGTG GTGTTGTAGAGTTTGGTCCAGAAGTGACAGGGAAAGATCAAACAACCAAGATGCTACTGAATGATCAGGACAAG GTTTTCAGTGAGATCAGGGATCGGCATTTCTCAAACGTGTTGGGTTATTTAAGTCAAAAGGCAAAGGAAGTGCAATCAGGGTATGAT AAACGGCAACACTTGTCAACTGTACGCGATGTGAAACAATTCGTATCAGGTGAACTGGGAGGATTACGACAGCAACACAAAGGCTTAGCTATAC ACATTGGCGCATGCGAGGCAGTACTGAAGGCCAAGACAAAAGAGGACTTTGAAAGACGCCTTCGCGCAGAACACG GTTTGTTGGAACAAGTTGAAGATAAAAGCGATATAGAATACGTGGAGAATTGCATCATAAAACGG GTATATGTATATAAAACAATGCAGATTATGTGTCTTCTCTCACTAACTCGTGGTG GAATCGAACCCAAGCTTTGCCAAACTTTAAAGCACAGGTTTCTTCAG AGTTTTGGCCACGAACACATGCTCACCTTCAGCGCACTCAAACAGCTTGGACTTTTCACTGAACTTGATGCacag AAGAAAAACTTATTCAAGAATTTGAGCAAACGACTAAACCTG ATACCAAAGGATGCTGGTAAAGTTGACTTAAAGAATCCAACCGAAATGGCGTATGTATTCAGCGGTGCTTACACACCCATTTCCTGTAGACTTGTGGAGCAG GTTCTCTCTGATGGACTTCCTTTCTTTGAAGAGATTTCCAAAGTGTTTGGTGTGGCTGCGTTCTCGTCTCGGATGACTGCGTCTGCACGATCAA ATTCCTCAGCAAGCGGTGCTCTTACAAGATCGAAATGCGTGCTGGTCATGTTTCTGGGCGGATGTACATTCTCAGAAATCTCTGCAATCAGGCTTCTGTCCAATAAACTAG GTTACCGTATTATTGTCGGTACTACAGCTATAATCAATGGCACACGACTTTTGGAATCCATTTCAACGTACTAA